A section of the Streptomyces sp. Je 1-369 genome encodes:
- a CDS encoding GNAT family N-acetyltransferase codes for MTGLAASIESAQQLTVAWRGLVLDRDAEADVRDLPGIAVRWADCQFSFYNCITLTESGAGADLVAQRLTQAADIMRAKEHPGFLWLFEDLLEDEARASLTAAAERAGLRYAFPGTGMAGDLLPIPDPVHPDLTFVRVRTDEHLRAYADLQSRAYDFPLEEGRDGLVGSAHWKDEMYAYLAMRGDVPVACAATVEADGRLFVAFVATDPQWQRKGYGEAVTRKALYEGAAATGLSRATLHATVAGAPVYPRIGFEPNTPIHFYSLTE; via the coding sequence GTGACTGGCCTCGCGGCGTCCATCGAATCGGCACAGCAGCTCACCGTGGCCTGGCGCGGCCTGGTGCTCGACCGCGATGCGGAAGCGGATGTGCGCGACCTTCCCGGCATCGCCGTCCGCTGGGCCGACTGCCAATTCTCCTTCTACAACTGCATCACCCTGACCGAATCGGGGGCGGGAGCGGATCTCGTCGCACAGCGCCTCACCCAGGCGGCGGACATCATGCGCGCGAAGGAGCATCCGGGCTTCCTGTGGCTCTTCGAGGACCTCCTCGAAGACGAGGCCCGCGCCTCGCTGACCGCGGCGGCGGAGCGGGCCGGTCTGCGGTACGCGTTCCCGGGCACGGGCATGGCCGGAGACCTGCTGCCCATCCCCGACCCGGTCCACCCCGACCTGACGTTCGTGCGGGTACGCACCGACGAGCACTTGCGGGCCTACGCGGACCTCCAGTCACGCGCGTACGACTTCCCCCTGGAGGAAGGCCGCGACGGCCTGGTCGGCTCCGCGCACTGGAAGGACGAGATGTACGCGTACCTGGCCATGCGGGGCGACGTTCCGGTGGCGTGCGCGGCGACGGTCGAAGCGGACGGCCGCCTCTTCGTCGCCTTCGTCGCCACGGACCCGCAGTGGCAGCGCAAGGGCTACGGCGAGGCGGTCACGCGCAAGGCCCTGTACGAGGGCGCCGCGGCCACCGGCCTGTCCCGCGCCACGTTGCACGCGACCGTCGCGGGGGCACCCGTGTACCCGCGTATCGGCTTCGAGCCGAACACGCCCATCCACTTCTACAGCCTGACGGAGTGA
- a CDS encoding DUF5133 domain-containing protein, with product MVVPAENTLRTVLARFAQARIDHDIRPTGATSRALEDVSYTLCVMTDCQDVGQALEAADSLLAAGNSRRPSAGQGDKALAA from the coding sequence ATGGTTGTCCCGGCGGAGAATACGCTGCGCACGGTGCTGGCACGCTTCGCACAGGCACGTATCGATCACGACATCCGCCCCACCGGCGCGACCTCCCGCGCGTTGGAAGACGTCAGCTACACGCTGTGCGTGATGACCGACTGCCAGGACGTCGGCCAGGCCCTCGAGGCAGCGGACTCGCTGCTGGCGGCGGGCAACAGCCGGCGTCCGAGTGCCGGACAGGGTGACAAGGCTCTCGCCGCGTAA
- a CDS encoding cysteine hydrolase family protein, giving the protein MSRTTLRELNGFDQAPAKLADATLILIDFQNTYTQGVMELDGWEKSLDAAEQLLARAREAGTRVVHVINDGGEGTPYDIRAEIGSIHPKVAPLDGEPVVVKQVPNAFVGTDLDTHLKEGQDVVIVGWMTHMCVAFTAQGAFLNGNRPTVVAEATATRSLPVTGTDLDAHQVHYGALATIADLYGVVVATQKEIV; this is encoded by the coding sequence ATGTCCAGAACGACGCTGCGCGAGCTCAACGGCTTCGACCAGGCGCCCGCGAAGCTCGCTGACGCGACGCTGATCCTGATCGACTTCCAGAACACCTACACCCAGGGCGTCATGGAGCTCGATGGCTGGGAGAAGTCCCTCGACGCCGCCGAGCAGCTCCTCGCACGGGCCCGCGAGGCAGGTACCCGCGTCGTGCACGTCATCAATGACGGCGGGGAGGGCACCCCGTACGACATCCGCGCCGAGATCGGCAGCATCCACCCCAAGGTCGCGCCCCTCGACGGCGAGCCGGTCGTCGTCAAGCAGGTCCCGAACGCGTTCGTCGGCACCGACCTCGACACGCACCTCAAGGAGGGACAGGACGTCGTCATCGTCGGCTGGATGACGCACATGTGCGTGGCGTTCACCGCACAGGGCGCCTTCCTGAACGGCAACCGTCCCACCGTCGTCGCCGAAGCCACCGCGACCCGTTCGCTCCCGGTCACCGGCACCGACCTCGACGCCCACCAGGTGCACTACGGCGCCTTGGCCACCATCGCCGACCTGTACGGGGTCGTGGTCGCCACGCAGAAGGAGATCGTCTGA
- a CDS encoding amino acid permease: MDTDVESGVDHDGEDARLLQSLGYTQQLHRRMGAFGNFSASLSVISIMSGTLLLFGYGLNTGGPAVITWGWLAVGPLVLCLAAALAEITSRYPTSGGLYYMARQLGGERWSWYTGWLNLLGLLGGIAAQDYGIATFTAAWMNLQFDYTPSPGSLLALYAVILALHAVMNLFGTRLMNILTSLSAWWHLAGAVVIIGSLALVPSHHQSAGFVFSEFTNNTGWSTPAYVILLGMLLPVFALAGYDTSAHLSEETNHASVAAARGVFRSVAVSWIAGGILLTTLLFAVQDYTGTLESQTGVPVAQILLDALGMAAAKALLLVIIVAQFLCGYTVTASASRMIYAFARDGALPGSSRWKKVSRRTAIPANAVWLAVVVAFVLALPSLYSNTAFSAVTAISVVGFTSAYAIPVLLRLIHRERFSPGPWNLGRWSRPIGWVAVVWAAAVTVLFLLPQSSPVSAKTFNYTPVAVVVAFLIAALWRRFGRDSYHVPRSSSPTEDKQFEGII, from the coding sequence ATGGACACCGACGTCGAATCCGGCGTCGACCACGACGGGGAGGACGCGCGCCTCCTCCAGTCACTGGGCTACACCCAGCAACTGCACCGCCGCATGGGGGCCTTCGGCAACTTCTCGGCCTCCCTCTCGGTCATCTCGATCATGTCGGGGACCCTGCTGCTGTTCGGCTACGGCCTGAACACGGGTGGCCCCGCGGTGATCACGTGGGGCTGGCTCGCCGTCGGACCGCTGGTGTTGTGCCTGGCCGCGGCGCTGGCGGAGATCACCTCCCGCTACCCCACCAGTGGCGGCCTGTACTACATGGCCCGCCAGCTCGGAGGCGAGCGGTGGAGCTGGTACACCGGCTGGCTCAACCTCCTGGGCCTGCTCGGCGGTATCGCCGCCCAGGACTACGGCATCGCGACGTTCACCGCCGCGTGGATGAACCTGCAGTTCGACTACACGCCGAGCCCCGGCTCCCTGCTGGCCCTGTACGCGGTCATCCTCGCCCTGCACGCGGTGATGAACCTCTTCGGCACCCGCCTGATGAACATCCTGACGTCGCTGAGCGCGTGGTGGCACTTGGCGGGAGCCGTCGTCATCATCGGCTCACTGGCGCTCGTACCCTCCCACCACCAGTCGGCCGGTTTCGTCTTCTCGGAGTTCACCAACAACACCGGCTGGAGTACCCCGGCCTACGTCATTCTGCTGGGCATGCTGCTGCCGGTCTTCGCGCTGGCCGGGTACGACACCTCGGCGCACCTGAGCGAGGAGACCAACCATGCCTCCGTCGCCGCGGCCCGCGGGGTCTTCCGCTCGGTGGCGGTGTCCTGGATCGCCGGTGGCATCCTGCTGACCACGCTGCTGTTCGCCGTCCAGGACTACACCGGGACCCTGGAGAGCCAGACCGGCGTGCCCGTGGCGCAGATCCTTCTGGACGCGCTGGGCATGGCGGCGGCCAAGGCGCTGCTGCTGGTGATCATCGTGGCCCAGTTCCTGTGCGGCTACACCGTGACCGCCAGTGCCAGCCGCATGATCTACGCCTTCGCCCGGGACGGTGCCCTGCCCGGATCGTCGCGCTGGAAGAAGGTCAGCCGCCGCACCGCCATCCCCGCCAACGCGGTCTGGCTGGCGGTAGTCGTCGCTTTCGTACTGGCACTCCCCTCCCTGTACTCGAACACGGCGTTCTCAGCGGTGACCGCCATTTCGGTCGTCGGATTCACCTCGGCCTACGCCATCCCGGTCCTGTTGCGACTGATCCACCGGGAACGATTCTCCCCGGGGCCCTGGAACCTGGGCCGGTGGAGCCGGCCGATCGGCTGGGTCGCGGTGGTGTGGGCGGCCGCGGTCACGGTGCTGTTCCTGCTGCCGCAGAGCAGCCCGGTCAGCGCCAAAACGTTCAACTACACGCCCGTCGCCGTGGTGGTGGCCTTCCTCATAGCCGCCCTGTGGCGCCGCTTCGGCCGCGACTCGTACCACGTGCCCCGCTCCAGCTCTCCCACCGAGGACAAGCAGTTCGAGGGCATCATCTGA
- a CDS encoding helix-turn-helix domain-containing protein, which yields MFAESRPNQVAAHRLPAWKAVLSIGGHVQLRRAGRPVVAAPGLIVPPQLAHSCAATSPYVALFIDAWQLPPYPEPVQLDAGEVRRLVAALGARDSYGPDTSADLTATYVELRTLTGAPSAVDPRVARAIHLCTRAEPDAPIASIGSEVGLSPPRLRALVQRDVGIPLARLRRWSRLRTAIADLPDATVAVAAATAGFADQAHLTRTARDFLGRTPASLRHPEA from the coding sequence ATGTTCGCCGAATCCCGTCCGAACCAGGTCGCCGCCCACCGGCTGCCCGCGTGGAAGGCCGTGCTCTCGATCGGCGGCCACGTGCAACTCCGCCGCGCCGGGCGGCCCGTGGTGGCCGCACCCGGGCTGATCGTGCCGCCCCAGCTGGCCCACAGCTGTGCGGCTACCTCGCCCTACGTCGCCCTGTTCATCGACGCCTGGCAGCTGCCCCCGTACCCGGAGCCGGTACAGCTGGACGCCGGGGAGGTCCGCCGCCTGGTCGCCGCGCTCGGCGCCCGCGACTCCTACGGCCCCGACACCAGTGCGGACCTGACCGCCACCTACGTCGAGTTGCGCACGCTCACCGGGGCGCCTTCCGCGGTCGACCCGAGGGTGGCCCGGGCCATCCACCTGTGCACACGGGCCGAACCGGACGCGCCGATCGCCTCCATCGGCAGCGAAGTCGGCCTCTCACCTCCGCGGCTGCGCGCCCTGGTCCAGCGGGACGTAGGCATTCCACTTGCTCGCTTGCGCCGATGGAGCCGCCTCCGCACCGCGATCGCCGACCTGCCGGACGCGACGGTCGCCGTGGCCGCAGCCACCGCGGGCTTCGCCGACCAGGCCCACCTCACGCGCACCGCACGGGACTTCCTCGGCCGTACGCCCGCTTCCCTGCGACACCCGGAGGCTTAG
- a CDS encoding isochorismatase family protein — MRTELLRPAAILGAAAVLGATLTACGGSSEAATRTDSRDQRHEKSHEKKRERNHARDTTTLRQLMKLDETPANLSDATLILVDYQNVYTHGTMELTGWRDAVKNTKALLERARKAHTPVIHIVEKGYDLKSKAGQIIPALEPVKGETVVEKAVPNGFHDTDLAAELKKTGRKNVIISGFMTHMCTLFTAEGAVYNGYDPTVIGDASATRPLPVNGNPRGIPARQVHESALATIQDRFGVVVPEQRDLK; from the coding sequence ATGCGGACCGAGCTGCTCCGTCCGGCCGCCATCCTGGGCGCCGCCGCCGTGCTGGGCGCCACGCTCACCGCGTGCGGCGGTAGCTCCGAGGCCGCCACGCGCACCGACAGCCGCGACCAGCGCCACGAGAAGAGCCATGAGAAGAAGCGCGAGAGGAACCACGCCAGGGACACCACCACGCTGCGTCAGCTGATGAAGCTGGACGAGACGCCCGCGAACCTGTCCGACGCGACGCTGATCCTCGTCGACTACCAGAACGTCTACACCCACGGCACGATGGAGCTCACCGGCTGGCGCGACGCGGTCAAGAACACCAAGGCCCTCCTGGAGCGTGCCCGCAAGGCGCACACGCCTGTCATCCACATCGTGGAGAAGGGCTACGACCTGAAGTCGAAGGCGGGACAGATCATCCCGGCCCTCGAGCCGGTCAAGGGGGAGACCGTCGTCGAGAAGGCCGTCCCCAACGGCTTCCACGACACCGACCTCGCCGCCGAGCTCAAGAAGACCGGCCGCAAGAACGTCATCATCTCCGGCTTCATGACACACATGTGCACCCTCTTCACCGCGGAGGGCGCCGTCTACAACGGCTATGACCCGACCGTGATCGGCGACGCCTCGGCGACCCGCCCGCTCCCGGTGAACGGGAACCCGCGGGGCATCCCGGCCCGGCAGGTCCATGAGAGCGCCCTCGCGACGATCCAGGACCGCTTCGGCGTCGTGGTGCCCGAGCAGCGCGACCTCAAGTAG
- a CDS encoding winged helix-turn-helix transcriptional regulator has translation MTAQGRFSDVTGRAYQHDIYGLLCPGRAIFELLANKWTGLAITALSDGPRRFGELRRKLEGVSPKVLTQTLRRLEDNGLVVRTVYPEVPSRVEYELTELGRGALEPLAHLRTWIRVNSDRFAPEGLER, from the coding sequence ATGACAGCTCAGGGCCGGTTTTCCGACGTGACCGGGCGCGCGTACCAGCACGACATCTACGGGCTGCTCTGCCCGGGCCGGGCGATCTTCGAACTGCTCGCCAACAAATGGACGGGACTGGCCATCACCGCCCTGTCGGACGGTCCCCGCCGCTTCGGCGAGCTGCGGCGCAAACTGGAGGGCGTCAGCCCCAAGGTGCTCACCCAGACGCTGCGGCGCCTGGAGGACAACGGCCTGGTCGTACGCACCGTCTACCCGGAGGTCCCGTCGCGTGTCGAGTACGAGCTGACCGAACTCGGCCGCGGTGCCCTGGAGCCGCTGGCTCATCTGCGCACCTGGATCCGCGTCAACAGCGACCGGTTCGCGCCCGAGGGGCTGGAGCGCTGA
- a CDS encoding GlxA family transcriptional regulator encodes MQDTAAGRLIVIVLFDGVDLLDVTGPPEVFSLALRETDEAAGYEVVLAAAAMDPVTTGAGVRILPDVTFEEAARRSIDTLLVPGAVEVDAERRVHPLVDPELVEWVKVLAARSHRITSVCVGAHLLAAAGLLDGKRATTHWSTAQRLADDHPAVRVDADPIFIREDNVWTGAGISACLDLSLALIADDLGEAVALRVARQLVMYLKRPSGQSQFSVPLTQVSTTRRIEDLRHHILRHIGRPLTVTALAEYAHVSDRHLTRLFKTELGVTPHAYIESVRVEKARHSLESSDATLERIASDCGFGTVDTLVRAFRRRLNTTPSDYRRGFRVPQLP; translated from the coding sequence ATGCAGGACACCGCCGCCGGACGGCTCATCGTCATCGTGCTGTTCGACGGCGTCGACCTGCTCGACGTCACCGGGCCCCCCGAGGTGTTCTCGCTCGCGCTGCGCGAGACCGACGAGGCGGCGGGCTACGAGGTCGTACTCGCCGCCGCGGCCATGGATCCGGTCACCACGGGTGCGGGCGTACGCATCCTGCCCGACGTCACCTTCGAGGAGGCCGCGCGCCGCAGCATCGACACGCTGCTGGTGCCCGGCGCCGTGGAGGTGGACGCCGAACGCCGCGTGCACCCGCTCGTGGATCCCGAGCTCGTCGAGTGGGTGAAGGTCCTCGCCGCCCGCTCGCACCGGATCACGTCCGTGTGCGTGGGCGCGCATCTGCTCGCCGCGGCGGGCCTGCTGGACGGCAAGCGGGCGACCACGCACTGGTCGACCGCGCAGCGGTTGGCCGACGATCACCCGGCGGTGCGGGTCGACGCCGACCCGATCTTCATCCGCGAGGACAACGTGTGGACCGGAGCAGGCATCAGTGCCTGCCTCGACCTCTCGCTTGCGCTGATCGCCGACGATCTCGGCGAGGCGGTCGCGTTGCGGGTGGCCCGCCAGCTGGTGATGTACCTCAAACGTCCCAGCGGGCAGAGCCAGTTCAGCGTGCCGCTGACCCAGGTGTCCACGACCCGACGCATCGAGGACCTGCGCCACCACATCCTGCGCCACATCGGCAGACCACTGACCGTGACCGCTCTCGCCGAGTACGCGCACGTCAGCGACCGGCATCTGACACGCCTGTTCAAGACCGAACTGGGCGTGACCCCGCACGCGTACATCGAGTCGGTACGCGTGGAGAAGGCACGCCACAGCCTGGAGTCCTCGGACGCCACGCTCGAACGGATCGCGTCCGACTGCGGTTTCGGCACGGTGGACACGCTGGTGCGGGCGTTCCGGCGCCGTCTGAACACGACGCCGAGTGACTACCGGCGCGGGTTCCGGGTGCCTCAGTTGCCCTGA
- a CDS encoding MauE/DoxX family redox-associated membrane protein encodes MHAIAAVTLAVFLVVTGVMHFLLPDYFRTLVPAWLRRERFLVAASGVVEVVVGALVLIPRTRPAGGWAAALLITCYLVSHVDALRCARPDRPRLLERPVGAVARLVVNVLYVVWAVAVAGSAV; translated from the coding sequence ATGCACGCTATCGCTGCCGTCACGTTGGCGGTGTTCCTTGTGGTCACGGGAGTCATGCATTTCCTGCTTCCCGACTACTTCCGCACGTTGGTGCCCGCGTGGCTCCGCCGGGAGAGGTTCCTCGTGGCCGCCTCGGGGGTGGTCGAAGTCGTGGTGGGAGCGCTGGTGCTCATTCCCCGCACCAGGCCGGCCGGGGGCTGGGCCGCCGCTCTCCTGATCACCTGTTACCTCGTGTCCCACGTGGACGCGCTGCGCTGCGCGCGCCCGGACCGGCCCCGCCTGCTGGAGCGGCCGGTCGGCGCGGTGGCCCGCCTGGTGGTGAACGTTCTGTACGTCGTCTGGGCGGTTGCCGTGGCTGGATCAGCGGTCTGA
- a CDS encoding LLM class flavin-dependent oxidoreductase produces MRTGIVMAARPGLEHLAARAEELGFSSFWVYDTPMIHGDPFISLALCARSTSRLKLGIGVTSPALRSAPAAAAALSSLNALAPGRVICGVGTGNTARRTLGMRPTKSAELESFTAALQALTTGRETDYREGTRTSRVRFLHIGGYVDTDAPVEFVVAAFGPKVAAIAGRLNTGMISFALHAPSAWSTLGDARRAAAQAAGNSGRTHSYLLSSLYVLADGEDRYGEAVKDAMGHIAVSALLLAVENPAFRASLPDEESAAVDRLLHLRGTTATDPHRHHTLYRNYLGRLSTEERDLVVPSLVDKFGLVGTRDEIRQQINALEKSGVDELVIQPVADPEAEMTALARLLP; encoded by the coding sequence ATGCGGACCGGCATCGTCATGGCTGCGCGACCAGGTCTGGAACACCTGGCCGCACGCGCGGAGGAACTCGGCTTCAGCAGTTTCTGGGTCTACGACACGCCGATGATCCATGGCGATCCGTTCATCAGCCTCGCACTCTGCGCCCGGTCCACCAGCCGGCTCAAACTCGGCATCGGGGTCACCTCACCCGCGCTCCGCTCCGCGCCCGCCGCGGCGGCAGCGCTCAGCAGCCTCAACGCCCTCGCTCCCGGCCGCGTCATCTGCGGAGTCGGCACCGGCAACACAGCACGCCGCACGCTGGGCATGCGCCCCACGAAGTCGGCGGAACTGGAGTCGTTCACGGCCGCCTTGCAGGCTCTCACCACCGGTCGCGAGACGGACTACCGCGAGGGAACCCGGACCAGCAGGGTGCGCTTCCTGCACATCGGCGGCTACGTCGACACCGACGCGCCGGTGGAGTTCGTCGTGGCCGCGTTCGGCCCGAAGGTCGCCGCCATCGCGGGCCGCCTGAACACGGGAATGATCTCGTTCGCGCTCCACGCCCCGTCGGCCTGGTCCACGCTCGGCGACGCCCGCCGAGCGGCGGCGCAGGCAGCGGGCAACAGCGGCAGGACGCATTCGTACCTCCTCTCCTCCCTGTACGTCCTGGCCGACGGCGAGGACAGGTACGGCGAGGCCGTCAAGGACGCGATGGGGCACATCGCGGTGAGCGCGTTGCTCCTCGCGGTGGAGAACCCCGCCTTCCGCGCGTCTCTGCCCGATGAGGAGTCCGCGGCCGTCGACCGCCTGCTCCACCTGCGCGGCACCACCGCCACCGATCCCCACCGCCACCACACGCTCTACCGCAACTACCTCGGCCGACTGTCCACCGAGGAGCGCGATCTCGTCGTGCCCTCCCTGGTGGACAAGTTCGGCCTGGTCGGCACCAGGGACGAGATCAGGCAGCAGATCAACGCGCTGGAGAAGTCAGGGGTCGACGAGCTCGTGATCCAGCCCGTGGCGGACCCGGAAGCGGAAATGACCGCGCTCGCCCGGCTCCTGCCCTGA
- a CDS encoding 2-phosphosulfolactate phosphatase, with translation MNSHFVGIAELVETPPVAVVVDVMRAFTVAAWAFAQGAEKIVLAESLDEALALKAAHPAWVALKDGPPAPGFDVVNSPGLLRSVDLGGRTVVQKTTAGTVGALAVKEASLVLCASFVVAEATARLLRTRECDDVTFVVTGEGGRADEDLACAQYIARRATEAGTDAAEFLRRAAGSTAAAELTQGVRQGVHPDDVALCLELDRFPFAVVATLEGSLMVLRPCVAPSPNDETSI, from the coding sequence ATGAACTCTCATTTCGTTGGCATAGCCGAGCTGGTCGAAACCCCGCCCGTGGCGGTCGTCGTCGACGTCATGCGTGCGTTCACCGTGGCCGCCTGGGCGTTCGCGCAGGGCGCGGAGAAGATCGTGCTCGCCGAATCGCTGGACGAAGCCCTGGCGCTCAAGGCCGCGCATCCGGCTTGGGTGGCGCTCAAGGACGGGCCGCCCGCACCCGGCTTCGACGTCGTCAACTCGCCGGGTCTGCTGCGCTCCGTCGACCTGGGCGGACGTACCGTCGTGCAGAAGACCACGGCAGGGACGGTCGGCGCCCTCGCGGTCAAGGAGGCGTCGCTGGTGCTGTGCGCGAGCTTCGTGGTCGCCGAGGCGACGGCGCGGTTGTTGCGGACACGTGAGTGCGACGACGTGACGTTCGTGGTCACCGGCGAGGGTGGGCGGGCCGACGAGGATCTGGCGTGCGCCCAGTACATCGCGCGGAGAGCCACCGAGGCCGGGACGGACGCTGCCGAGTTCCTCCGCCGCGCCGCCGGGTCGACCGCTGCGGCCGAGTTGACGCAGGGTGTGCGTCAGGGAGTCCACCCTGACGACGTCGCACTCTGCCTCGAACTCGACCGGTTTCCCTTTGCCGTGGTGGCGACGTTGGAAGGCTCGCTCATGGTCCTGCGTCCGTGCGTTGCGCCTTCGCCGAACGATGAGACGTCGATCTGA